A DNA window from Tenuifilaceae bacterium CYCD contains the following coding sequences:
- a CDS encoding Maf-like protein, producing MLLNDILKGKRLVLASNSPRRQELLKGLDVDFEVWQTNHDNESYPSDLSVDQVPMYLAKHKASFFTDRLTNDIILITCDTIVICDGAILGKPFDYSDAFKILQQLSGNKHTVITGVCLSVKSKSMCFSSQTDVYFRNITDDEINYYVNRYSPYDKAGAYGIQEWIGFVGIEKIEGSYFNVMGLPVQRLHNELIKFLK from the coding sequence ATGTTATTAAACGATATACTAAAAGGTAAACGGTTGGTTCTTGCTTCAAATTCACCTCGAAGACAGGAATTGCTTAAAGGTCTTGATGTTGATTTTGAGGTTTGGCAAACTAATCATGATAACGAATCGTATCCCAGTGATTTGTCAGTTGATCAGGTTCCAATGTATTTAGCCAAGCATAAGGCTTCTTTTTTTACCGATCGGCTAACCAACGATATAATTCTTATTACCTGCGATACTATTGTAATTTGCGATGGAGCTATTCTTGGGAAACCTTTTGATTATAGTGATGCGTTTAAAATTCTTCAACAGTTATCTGGAAATAAACATACAGTGATAACAGGAGTTTGCTTATCAGTAAAATCAAAATCTATGTGTTTTAGTTCACAAACCGATGTGTATTTCCGCAATATTACTGACGATGAAATTAACTACTATGTAAATAGGTATAGCCCTTACGATAAGGCCGGAGCTTATGGGATACAGGAATGGATTGGATTTGTGGGGATTGAAAAAATTGAGGGTTCGTATTTTAATGTAATGGGGCTGCCCGTTCAACGTTTGCATAATGAATTGATTAAATTTTTGAAATAA